One window of Bacillus sp. (in: firmicutes) genomic DNA carries:
- a CDS encoding AAA family ATPase: MFLREVIKLSEKIKNYNQHPFNISAIRYFERLSFNKNVIFFVGENGSGKSTLLEAIAYQCGFNTAGGSRNNLYELESSEAKLGDYIRLSWMPKVNNGFFLRAESFYTFASHIDELAKEDPRIYQYYGGKSLHEQSHGESFLSLFKNRFGHRGIYLLDEPEAALSPQRQLVFLSIIHELQKSAQIIIATHSPILLGYPNSEIYNFNAAPIELIKYEDTEHYQITRRFLENKNFYLKELID; encoded by the coding sequence ATGTTTTTACGTGAGGTTATTAAATTAAGTGAAAAAATAAAAAATTATAATCAGCATCCCTTTAACATATCTGCAATTCGTTACTTTGAAAGATTATCCTTTAATAAAAATGTGATATTTTTTGTTGGAGAAAACGGATCTGGTAAATCAACATTGTTAGAGGCAATTGCTTATCAGTGCGGCTTTAATACAGCAGGAGGAAGTCGTAATAACTTATATGAATTAGAATCTTCTGAAGCAAAATTAGGGGATTATATAAGGCTTTCATGGATGCCCAAAGTAAATAATGGTTTTTTCCTTAGAGCAGAGTCATTCTATACTTTTGCTTCCCATATTGATGAACTAGCAAAAGAGGATCCGAGAATATACCAATACTATGGTGGGAAATCGTTACATGAACAATCGCATGGGGAGTCCTTTTTATCTTTATTTAAAAATCGATTTGGCCACCGCGGGATATATTTATTAGATGAGCCGGAGGCAGCACTCTCCCCGCAGAGACAACTTGTATTTTTAAGTATTATCCATGAACTTCAAAAGAGTGCACAAATTATTATTGCAACACATTCACCTATTCTTTTGGGTTATCCGAATTCTGAAATATATAATTTCAATGCAGCTCCAATTGAGTTAATTAAATACGAAGACACAGAACATTATCAGATAACACGAAGGTTTTTAGAAAATAAAAATTTTTATCTAAAAGAATTAATCGATTGA
- a CDS encoding DUF421 domain-containing protein, producing the protein MPEWLQIAGRSIFFVIVLFLFTKWLGKKQISELSFFEYVNGITIGSIGAEVAMGLERNLFHGIIGLVIFAAVPYFAGFVSLKSKGFRDFVEGKATVFIKDGKIMEDNLKKERYTTDELLELLRRKDVFQVADVEFAVLETTGDLSVMLKKENQPLTPKDLHLKVPTAKEPQTVIMDGQVMDEPLATIGLSRAWLQTELDKLGVGIENVFLGQVNSFGELTVDLFDDKLQVPSPQERPMLLSSLKKCQADLELFALATEANEAKQMYQEHSQKLQDVINKVMPYLKS; encoded by the coding sequence GTGCCTGAATGGTTACAAATTGCCGGAAGGTCAATTTTCTTCGTTATTGTTTTATTTTTATTTACAAAATGGCTTGGGAAAAAGCAAATTTCTGAATTATCTTTCTTTGAATATGTCAATGGAATTACAATTGGGAGTATTGGTGCGGAAGTTGCGATGGGTCTAGAACGGAATTTATTTCATGGTATTATTGGGCTTGTTATTTTTGCGGCAGTGCCTTATTTCGCTGGTTTTGTTTCTTTAAAAAGCAAAGGATTTCGTGATTTTGTAGAAGGAAAAGCGACCGTCTTTATTAAGGATGGAAAAATAATGGAGGATAATTTAAAAAAGGAACGGTACACAACAGATGAATTGTTAGAACTTTTGAGGAGGAAAGATGTTTTTCAGGTTGCTGATGTAGAGTTCGCGGTCTTAGAGACTACTGGAGATTTATCTGTTATGTTGAAGAAAGAAAATCAACCTTTAACTCCTAAAGATTTACATTTAAAGGTGCCGACAGCAAAAGAGCCTCAAACAGTAATCATGGACGGTCAAGTAATGGATGAGCCTTTGGCAACAATCGGTCTTAGTAGGGCTTGGCTGCAAACGGAGTTAGATAAATTAGGGGTAGGCATTGAAAATGTTTTCCTTGGCCAGGTGAACTCCTTTGGCGAGCTAACGGTTGATCTTTTTGACGATAAGCTACAAGTCCCATCTCCTCAAGAAAGACCGATGCTACTTTCAAGCTTGAAAAAATGCCAAGCAGATTTAGAACTTTTTGCACTAGCAACGGAAGCAAACGAAGCGAAACAAATGTATCAAGAGCATAGCCAAAAACTACAGGATGTTATTAATAAAGTAATGCCGTATTTGAAAAGTTAA
- a CDS encoding helix-turn-helix transcriptional regulator: MNKLATNIKFFREQEDLTQKELAEKLGVSRSVVAKWENETVLPDLEALIILSKYFQVSLDYLVGLPHLKNEMLLEMNQIYKTNDESNLKLFEVVDYLYKNTRLQECLHKFIDLPLKERRIIEKIFNVAVDEFYKRK, from the coding sequence TTGAACAAATTAGCAACTAACATTAAATTCTTCCGTGAACAGGAAGATTTAACGCAAAAAGAACTAGCTGAAAAACTAGGGGTATCTCGGTCGGTTGTAGCAAAATGGGAAAATGAAACCGTTCTCCCTGACCTAGAAGCATTAATTATACTGTCAAAATATTTTCAAGTTAGTTTAGATTATTTAGTTGGTCTTCCTCATCTCAAAAATGAAATGTTGCTTGAAATGAATCAAATTTATAAAACAAATGATGAGAGCAATCTAAAGTTATTTGAGGTTGTCGATTATTTATATAAAAACACAAGACTACAGGAATGCCTACATAAATTTATAGATCTTCCATTAAAAGAGCGAAGAATAATAGAAAAAATATTTAATGTAGCAGTTGATGAATTTTATAAAAGAAAATAA
- a CDS encoding GntR family transcriptional regulator, with amino-acid sequence MLILNHDGTTPIYMQIAQWLEMEILAGNIMADEKVYSQYQLAEMFNINPATAAKGLNLLADNQIVYKKRGLGMFVTEHAREIILTKRKEKTLKKLIQELVAEAKRLHVNDEELIKMIKLARTKGDEKKNDSC; translated from the coding sequence ATGTTGATTTTAAATCATGATGGAACAACGCCAATTTATATGCAAATCGCGCAATGGCTGGAAATGGAGATTTTGGCTGGAAACATAATGGCTGATGAAAAAGTGTATTCACAATATCAATTAGCGGAAATGTTCAACATTAATCCGGCGACAGCCGCAAAAGGCTTAAATCTGTTAGCAGACAATCAGATTGTTTATAAAAAACGTGGACTTGGCATGTTTGTCACAGAGCATGCAAGGGAGATTATCCTTACAAAACGAAAGGAGAAAACATTGAAAAAGCTTATACAAGAACTTGTTGCCGAGGCAAAACGGCTTCATGTTAATGATGAAGAATTGATTAAAATGATTAAACTAGCTAGAACAAAAGGAGATGAAAAGAAAAATGACAGTTGTTGA
- a CDS encoding YjcZ family sporulation protein, which translates to MYQSYGGHGMGSNFALIVVLFILLIIVGTAFVHGGY; encoded by the coding sequence ATGTATCAATCTTATGGTGGACATGGAATGGGTAGCAATTTCGCATTAATTGTTGTCCTCTTCATTTTATTGATTATCGTTGGAACAGCTTTTGTTCACGGAGGCTATTAA
- the xerS gene encoding tyrosine recombinase XerS, with protein sequence MANSHQQRFYKNLEIILTELPWYVEEFIDNKRRTLSAASLLNYCHDFKIFFNWLLSEGFHTGSIQDIPLSLLEKLTIQQIETFLSFLKHQLNNKDLTVNRKLSALKSLFNYLQNIAETDQLEPYINRNVMAKIEFNQVTEDPETTANRMEGKILMGDEYEQFRAFVAEAYMELIKDDKKKMNFYNFNRERDTAIISLFLGSGLRLSELVGLDLGDIDFKKFNARVIRKGNKEQYVYFSEQAMLDLQDYIRIRMERYKVEKNNKALFLSAPMGPKGTSRRLTARAIEKLVEKYAITFGKPSLSVHKLRHSFATRYHAEINDVPKLRRQLGHSSIQTTMIYTHIQNDDLKKAINQLNMLKENDNYDN encoded by the coding sequence ATGGCGAATTCTCATCAACAGCGTTTTTATAAAAATTTAGAAATCATATTAACTGAGCTCCCTTGGTATGTTGAAGAATTTATTGATAATAAACGTCGAACATTATCTGCCGCATCATTGCTTAATTATTGTCATGATTTCAAAATTTTTTTTAACTGGTTGCTTTCTGAAGGCTTTCATACTGGGTCCATTCAGGATATTCCATTATCCCTTCTTGAAAAACTAACAATACAACAAATTGAGACCTTCCTTAGCTTTCTAAAGCATCAATTAAATAATAAAGATTTGACTGTTAACCGTAAATTGTCCGCCCTCAAATCTTTATTTAACTATTTGCAAAATATTGCTGAGACTGATCAACTTGAACCGTACATAAATCGTAATGTGATGGCGAAAATTGAATTTAATCAAGTAACGGAAGATCCTGAAACGACAGCAAACCGTATGGAAGGAAAAATTCTTATGGGCGACGAATATGAGCAATTTCGGGCATTTGTAGCTGAAGCTTACATGGAATTGATTAAAGATGATAAGAAAAAAATGAATTTTTATAATTTTAATCGTGAGCGTGATACAGCGATTATTTCCTTATTTCTAGGATCGGGGCTGCGGCTATCTGAATTAGTTGGACTAGATTTAGGTGATATTGATTTTAAAAAATTTAATGCCCGGGTAATTCGGAAAGGTAATAAAGAACAGTATGTCTACTTTAGTGAGCAAGCGATGCTAGATTTGCAGGATTATATTCGAATAAGAATGGAACGGTATAAGGTTGAGAAAAACAACAAAGCCCTCTTCCTTTCTGCTCCAATGGGTCCAAAAGGCACATCAAGAAGACTAACAGCTCGGGCAATTGAAAAACTCGTAGAAAAATATGCAATTACGTTTGGCAAGCCTTCCCTTTCCGTGCACAAATTGCGCCATTCTTTTGCAACAAGATATCATGCTGAAATCAATGATGTTCCAAAATTAAGGCGGCAACTTGGCCATTCATCGATCCAAACGACAATGATCTATACGCATATTCAAAACGATGACCTAAAAAAAGCGATTAATCAACTGAATATGCTGAAAGAAAATGATAATTATGATAATTAA
- a CDS encoding phosphatase PAP2 family protein — protein MYFRPRPFVTYAVNLLSDKLNTDPSFPSNHSTGAFALAFALFWQRRKMGIVLIALAVCMALSRIFIGVHYPLDVAAGALIAFIVTFVVMSQRRLLEPLFKRIIQMFSNSSSDTTGKSV, from the coding sequence ATGTATTTCCGTCCACGCCCGTTCGTAACCTATGCTGTAAACTTGCTTTCAGACAAATTAAACACCGACCCATCATTTCCGAGCAACCATTCTACGGGAGCTTTCGCATTGGCATTCGCCCTGTTTTGGCAAAGAAGAAAAATGGGTATTGTTTTAATCGCTTTGGCAGTTTGCATGGCACTTTCACGGATTTTCATTGGGGTTCATTACCCACTAGATGTAGCAGCTGGTGCGCTTATTGCTTTCATTGTTACATTCGTCGTTATGTCGCAAAGGCGTCTTCTTGAACCGCTATTTAAACGAATCATTCAAATGTTCAGCAACTCATCTTCCGATACAACAGGAAAGTCTGTTTGA
- a CDS encoding DedA family protein, translating into MSQFIQSIFLFISDLGYIGIMLGLMVEVIPSEIVLAYGGYLISAEKISFFGAAIAGVIGGTIAQWFLYWLGSYGGRPVLDKYGKYILIRPKHIDLAEQWFNRYGTGVIFTARFIPVVRHAISIPAGIARMSFLRFTIYTVLAIIPWTILFLYLGFTLGPKWEQIHKVAQPYVTPIIIGAVIFAGCYILFKWIRKKEKLI; encoded by the coding sequence ATGTCGCAATTTATTCAGTCAATATTTTTATTTATTTCAGATCTCGGCTATATTGGGATTATGCTAGGATTAATGGTTGAGGTAATACCAAGCGAAATTGTATTAGCATATGGAGGATATTTAATTTCAGCTGAAAAAATCTCTTTTTTTGGTGCAGCAATTGCTGGTGTCATAGGAGGAACCATTGCCCAGTGGTTTCTTTATTGGTTAGGGAGCTATGGTGGTAGACCCGTACTAGATAAGTATGGAAAATATATTTTAATTCGTCCTAAACATATTGATCTTGCTGAGCAATGGTTTAACCGGTACGGAACTGGGGTTATCTTTACGGCTCGATTTATACCAGTAGTCAGACATGCTATTTCAATACCAGCCGGCATTGCCCGCATGTCGTTTTTAAGATTTACTATATACACAGTGTTAGCTATCATACCATGGACTATTTTATTTTTATATCTTGGCTTTACTTTAGGACCAAAATGGGAGCAAATCCATAAGGTTGCACAACCCTATGTTACTCCTATTATTATTGGTGCCGTTATATTTGCTGGTTGTTATATCCTTTTTAAATGGATAAGAAAAAAAGAGAAACTCATCTGA
- a CDS encoding Ger(x)C family spore germination protein, whose translation MNVSRITFIILLFTIPVLLTGCWDRKEVNDLAIITAAGFDRKSKDKMELTVLVFIPKTAGGNQAMGGGGGSGGGKQVLIRSAEGVSVTDAFSNLQQKFPRLLFWGHTEVFIINEKFAEEDIRPHFDFILRHPQLRDRAHIFISKQKAKEVLTLSPPLERDLAEVLRELATLKIGMDVTIKEFAQMQIGHSKAAAVPFIEMLPPPEDRKPEETIAYITGTAILKRGKMVGFIDESVTRGVLWLRNEIKDAIVTVKPEGVEGYISMNLLRAKTMLKPTIENGKWMITLKAVTEDDIIKNGTKLNLSDENVIKMLEQKLKADIIQKAETTLDIVQKEMKTDVFGFAEAFHRAYPDIWKENKDNWEEIFPTVEVVVNADAYIRRPGMVTRPSLIPEDEVIED comes from the coding sequence ATGAACGTAAGCCGTATTACATTTATTATACTATTGTTTACAATTCCTGTACTACTAACAGGTTGTTGGGATCGAAAAGAAGTAAATGATTTAGCTATTATAACAGCGGCAGGTTTTGATAGGAAATCTAAAGACAAAATGGAATTAACTGTACTGGTTTTTATACCAAAAACAGCTGGTGGCAACCAAGCTATGGGGGGTGGGGGCGGTAGTGGCGGTGGGAAACAAGTTCTTATACGTTCTGCTGAAGGAGTTTCAGTGACAGATGCTTTTTCTAATCTTCAACAAAAATTTCCACGTCTTTTATTTTGGGGACATACCGAAGTGTTCATCATTAATGAAAAGTTCGCAGAGGAAGATATTCGCCCCCATTTTGATTTCATCCTGCGCCATCCACAGTTACGTGACCGTGCCCATATTTTTATTAGCAAACAGAAGGCAAAAGAGGTATTAACCCTTTCCCCTCCGTTGGAACGTGATTTAGCGGAAGTTCTTCGAGAATTGGCAACGTTAAAGATTGGGATGGATGTCACCATTAAGGAATTTGCCCAAATGCAAATCGGTCATTCAAAAGCGGCGGCTGTTCCTTTTATTGAAATGCTACCACCACCCGAAGATAGAAAGCCAGAAGAAACGATTGCTTATATTACAGGCACCGCTATTTTAAAAAGGGGGAAAATGGTTGGTTTTATTGATGAAAGTGTAACACGAGGAGTTTTATGGCTTCGAAATGAAATTAAAGATGCAATTGTAACTGTAAAGCCTGAAGGTGTAGAAGGCTATATTTCGATGAATTTGCTGCGAGCAAAAACGATGTTGAAGCCTACAATTGAAAATGGAAAATGGATGATTACGCTCAAAGCGGTGACAGAAGACGATATTATTAAAAATGGCACGAAACTAAATTTATCAGACGAAAATGTTATTAAAATGTTAGAACAGAAATTAAAAGCGGATATTATCCAAAAAGCGGAAACAACATTAGATATTGTTCAAAAGGAAATGAAAACGGATGTTTTTGGCTTTGCCGAAGCTTTTCACCGCGCCTATCCAGATATATGGAAAGAAAATAAAGACAATTGGGAAGAAATTTTTCCGACAGTTGAAGTCGTTGTTAATGCTGATGCTTATATTCGCAGGCCCGGAATGGTTACGCGACCTTCGTTAATTCCTGAAGATGAGGTGATAGAAGATTGA
- the tnpB gene encoding IS200/IS605 family element transposase accessory protein TnpB, with the protein SFFELKKTGGIENPKPPRFKQKNFNVKYLNNGFRIEGNRIRLSIPAKQKAFLREKCGIQVKFVYIPIPNHIEIGIVKTVEVKPLSDGAYKIILAQEYKNVLTKKNSTKFMSIDIGIANALTCYDYQGQSYIISGRQWLSVERYFHKKIAYYQAISDAQQSAKGIKYPKKSKRVLQLYKKRKAQTFHILHCMTKKVVDFAVKQGVETIVIGNITGIREKNSLGKTTNQKFHALPFRKMIQMITYKAEEKGIHVELLTEEYTSQTCSNCKPIPSKEHAKKSNRKYRGLYQCKECHVVINADVNGAINISKKYLKELHVQSVVVLDTPTVYTFNGQQFVA; encoded by the coding sequence AATCCTTTTTTGAACTTAAAAAGACAGGAGGAATCGAAAACCCAAAACCACCACGTTTTAAACAAAAGAATTTCAATGTAAAGTATCTCAATAATGGCTTTCGAATAGAAGGAAACAGAATAAGGCTCTCTATTCCGGCAAAACAAAAAGCTTTTCTTCGTGAAAAGTGTGGGATTCAAGTAAAGTTTGTTTATATCCCTATACCCAATCACATTGAAATAGGGATTGTAAAAACTGTTGAAGTAAAACCATTATCTGACGGAGCATACAAAATTATACTGGCGCAAGAATATAAGAATGTATTAACTAAAAAGAATAGCACAAAATTCATGTCGATTGATATTGGTATAGCAAATGCTTTAACCTGTTATGATTATCAAGGCCAATCTTATATCATTTCAGGAAGGCAATGGTTGTCTGTTGAACGATATTTTCATAAGAAAATAGCCTACTATCAAGCTATTTCTGACGCTCAACAATCAGCTAAGGGAATCAAGTATCCGAAAAAGTCAAAAAGAGTCTTACAGTTATATAAGAAAAGGAAAGCCCAAACATTTCATATTTTGCATTGTATGACAAAGAAAGTGGTTGATTTTGCTGTTAAACAAGGCGTTGAAACAATTGTAATTGGTAATATTACAGGAATTCGTGAAAAGAACAGCCTTGGTAAGACTACAAATCAAAAGTTTCATGCGTTGCCTTTTCGCAAAATGATACAGATGATTACTTATAAAGCAGAAGAAAAAGGTATCCATGTAGAGTTACTCACCGAAGAATATACTTCGCAAACTTGTTCTAATTGCAAACCTATTCCCTCTAAAGAACATGCCAAGAAATCAAACCGTAAATATCGAGGGCTTTACCAATGCAAAGAATGTCATGTGGTCATAAATGCAGATGTAAATGGAGCCATTAACATCAGCAAAAAGTATCTGAAAGAACTACATGTTCAATCAGTAGTGGTGTTGGACACACCAACAGTGTATACGTTCAACGGACAGCAGTTCGTAGCGTAG
- a CDS encoding TrkH family potassium uptake protein: MSKVRVWLEKRSPAQIITGYYLLAVIISILLFSLPAVYKSGVEVSFFDTVFMAVSVVSDTGMTVFNISETYSVFGYFIIMFVLQFAGIGVMAMSTFFWLLLGRKIGLRERKLIMIDNNQFSFSGLVRLVRDILKMIFFIELIGALIYGFYFLNYYPTWKEAFLQGLFASVAATTNAGMDITGESYAPYASDYFVQLMTIIQIIIGAIGFPVLIEVKEYLFKGKTELGYPFRFSLFTKLTTITYGILLIIGTILILLLEFQNFFKDMSWHKSLFYAFFQSATTRSTGFTTMDITEFSVPTLLVMGIFMFIGGSSNSMGGGIRTTTLALNLLFIYNFAKGKRYIKVFNRELHQDDIMKSLAITLLATVICLVSVIVISISDKQQQLLAIFFEVCSAFGTVGLSMGITPDLSIFAKCILMFLMFIGRIGLSSFFLIIARNNNEEENYHYPKERVITG; encoded by the coding sequence GTGAGCAAAGTACGAGTCTGGCTGGAAAAACGTTCGCCTGCCCAAATTATTACAGGTTATTATTTATTAGCAGTCATTATATCTATTCTGTTATTTAGCCTTCCCGCCGTTTATAAATCGGGGGTAGAGGTATCTTTTTTTGATACAGTTTTCATGGCTGTTAGTGTAGTGAGTGACACAGGTATGACTGTATTTAATATATCTGAAACTTATAGTGTATTTGGTTATTTTATTATTATGTTCGTATTGCAATTCGCGGGCATCGGCGTTATGGCCATGAGTACATTTTTTTGGTTACTTTTGGGCCGGAAAATTGGATTACGCGAACGGAAACTAATCATGATTGATAATAATCAATTTTCATTTTCGGGACTTGTTCGATTAGTACGAGATATTCTAAAGATGATCTTCTTTATTGAACTTATCGGGGCACTCATTTACGGATTTTATTTCTTGAATTATTATCCTACTTGGAAGGAAGCGTTTCTTCAAGGCCTATTTGCATCAGTTGCTGCGACAACAAACGCTGGTATGGATATAACCGGTGAGTCTTATGCTCCTTATGCAAGTGATTATTTTGTACAATTGATGACTATTATACAAATTATCATTGGAGCAATTGGTTTTCCTGTATTAATCGAAGTAAAGGAATATTTATTCAAGGGGAAGACGGAACTTGGATACCCTTTCCGTTTTTCCTTATTTACAAAGCTAACGACAATTACATATGGAATTCTTCTTATTATTGGGACAATCCTTATCTTGCTACTTGAATTTCAGAATTTTTTTAAAGATATGTCATGGCATAAATCACTTTTTTATGCTTTTTTCCAGTCTGCGACAACAAGAAGCACCGGATTTACTACTATGGATATTACTGAATTTTCGGTGCCTACACTCTTGGTTATGGGTATTTTTATGTTTATAGGAGGATCTTCTAATTCTATGGGTGGTGGGATTAGGACTACTACCTTAGCTTTAAATCTGTTGTTTATTTATAATTTTGCTAAAGGAAAGCGTTATATTAAAGTCTTTAATCGTGAACTTCATCAGGATGATATTATGAAATCGCTAGCCATTACGCTATTAGCTACAGTCATATGTTTAGTCTCGGTTATTGTTATAAGTATTTCTGATAAACAGCAGCAGCTTCTTGCCATTTTTTTTGAAGTTTGCTCTGCCTTCGGTACGGTAGGCTTATCCATGGGAATTACCCCTGATCTTAGTATTTTTGCTAAGTGTATTCTTATGTTTTTAATGTTTATTGGAAGAATTGGCTTATCTTCTTTCTTTCTTATCATCGCAAGAAATAACAATGAGGAAGAAAATTATCATTATCCAAAAGAGAGAGTTATTACTGGTTAA
- a CDS encoding ABC transporter ATP-binding protein, with the protein MTVVECNQLTKVYRRQRALHNVSFSIEKNTITGLIGRNGAGKTTLLKIIAGFYKQTAGEVLVFGEAPFNNLKVSQNMIFIDDQMILPPALNLSEILVEASSFYPNWDMTIAQGLFDYFSFDPKQYHQKLSKGMKSTFNTIIGLAARVPFTIFDEPTTGMDAAVRKDFYRALLKDYLEHPRTILLSSHLLNEIEDLLEYILLIDKGEKRLHMTVEDLKQFAIGVSGPSNLLDDWTNGNEIFFKKQVGANGSYVVVKNDFSDELLEQAKQRGLQITAVSAEDVCMYVTSKTKGGIDDVFSKR; encoded by the coding sequence ATGACAGTTGTTGAATGTAATCAGCTTACAAAAGTTTATCGAAGGCAGCGCGCGTTACACAATGTATCGTTTTCAATTGAAAAAAATACGATTACAGGCTTAATTGGGCGCAATGGTGCGGGCAAAACAACCCTTTTAAAAATAATAGCAGGCTTTTATAAACAAACTGCTGGTGAGGTGCTTGTTTTCGGGGAGGCTCCTTTTAATAATCTTAAGGTCTCGCAAAATATGATTTTTATTGATGATCAAATGATCCTCCCTCCTGCTTTAAATTTAAGTGAAATTTTAGTAGAAGCAAGCAGCTTTTATCCGAATTGGGATATGACGATTGCACAAGGGCTTTTTGATTATTTTTCGTTTGACCCAAAGCAATATCATCAAAAATTATCAAAAGGGATGAAAAGCACGTTTAACACAATCATTGGTTTAGCGGCGCGTGTGCCTTTCACCATTTTTGATGAGCCAACAACTGGCATGGATGCGGCTGTTCGTAAAGATTTTTATCGGGCCTTACTAAAAGACTATCTTGAGCATCCAAGGACCATTCTTCTGTCTAGTCATCTATTAAATGAAATCGAAGATCTTCTTGAATATATTCTTTTAATTGACAAAGGTGAAAAACGTCTTCATATGACGGTCGAAGATTTGAAGCAGTTTGCCATCGGTGTCAGTGGCCCAAGCAATCTCCTTGATGATTGGACGAACGGAAATGAAATCTTCTTTAAAAAACAAGTTGGAGCGAACGGAAGTTACGTCGTTGTAAAAAACGATTTTTCAGATGAATTATTAGAGCAAGCAAAACAAAGAGGTTTGCAAATTACAGCTGTTTCCGCCGAGGATGTTTGCATGTATGTTACAAGTAAAACGAAAGGTGGAATTGATGATGTTTTTAGCAAACGCTAG
- a CDS encoding endospore germination permease yields the protein MEKGKISALQMAIIMNPTIVATAVLLVPAISVKHAKQDLWISPVWAAMVGCIVVLIAYKLNKLYPNESIVEYSNHIIGQFFGKIAGFIYVIFYFHINGIIIREYGEFVVGTFLPHTPMYVVLGSMVLVCASAVYGGVEVISRASQIMVPVVFLLFLLIAVMLLKDLEIKNIFPVMEDGIKPSFMGSIVPQGWFSEFFLIAFLLPFLKDRQKGLKWGMISVASALILLVLANVVVYMLFGELTGVFTYPLMVAVRYISIADFLEHLEAIVMAIWVTGTFIKIAVFYYVNVISTAQWLNLSDYRPIVLPIGIILLSFSFWSAHNLQEMSHFLSTIAPFYFLTLQLVFPLFLLCIACIQERIQQKRGKTK from the coding sequence ATTGAAAAAGGTAAAATATCTGCGTTGCAAATGGCCATCATTATGAATCCAACGATTGTAGCCACTGCTGTTCTTTTAGTTCCAGCCATTTCGGTAAAACATGCAAAACAGGATTTGTGGATTTCGCCAGTTTGGGCGGCAATGGTAGGATGTATTGTCGTTTTAATCGCCTATAAATTAAACAAGCTCTATCCGAATGAAAGTATTGTTGAATATAGTAATCATATCATTGGTCAGTTCTTTGGAAAGATTGCTGGGTTTATTTATGTCATTTTTTACTTTCATATAAACGGAATTATTATTCGTGAATATGGAGAATTTGTAGTTGGTACATTTCTGCCCCATACACCGATGTATGTTGTGCTCGGTTCTATGGTATTGGTCTGTGCTTCTGCTGTATATGGCGGAGTCGAAGTAATTTCCAGAGCTTCGCAAATTATGGTGCCAGTCGTTTTTTTACTTTTTTTGTTAATTGCCGTGATGCTTCTTAAGGATTTAGAAATAAAAAATATCTTCCCAGTTATGGAAGATGGAATAAAGCCTTCTTTCATGGGGTCAATTGTTCCTCAAGGTTGGTTTAGCGAATTTTTTTTGATTGCTTTTCTTTTGCCATTTTTAAAAGATCGACAAAAGGGCTTGAAATGGGGAATGATTTCTGTAGCTAGTGCTCTCATTCTTTTAGTGTTGGCAAATGTAGTTGTCTACATGCTTTTTGGCGAATTAACAGGTGTATTTACATATCCTCTAATGGTAGCTGTTCGCTATATTAGTATAGCAGATTTTTTGGAGCACCTTGAAGCAATTGTAATGGCTATATGGGTAACAGGAACTTTCATTAAAATTGCTGTATTTTATTATGTAAATGTGATTAGCACGGCACAATGGCTGAATCTTTCTGATTATCGTCCAATTGTATTACCGATTGGGATCATCTTATTGAGCTTTTCGTTTTGGTCCGCCCACAATCTCCAAGAGATGTCACATTTCTTGTCAACCATTGCTCCTTTTTATTTTTTAACACTGCAATTAGTTTTTCCGCTTTTTTTACTATGTATTGCATGTATTCAAGAAAGGATACAGCAGAAAAGAGGCAAAACAAAATGA